CCGGTTCCACGTGCAGCAATTGGGCGGCGAATGCGGTCATCGCCTTGGCGTCGGCCAGGCCTTGGCGGCCGGTGCAGGCGTTGGCATTGCCCGAGTTGACGACGATGGCCTGTGCCTTGCCACGCTTCACGCGCTCCACACAGACCTTAACGGGCGCCGCGCAAATCTGGTTCGTCGTGAACATGCCGGCGACGGTGGCCGGCACTTCGGAGACGATGAGGGCAAGGTCGCGTTTTTTGCCCTTGTTCGAGCCTTTGCCCGTCCCCAGGCGTTTGATGTCGCAAAAGACGCCGCTGGCGAGAAAGCCCTTCGGGGCGACGATGGAACCAGCAACCGTTTTCAGATTCTTGCTCATGTGCGATGTGTTAGGAACGGTCAAAGTGCGTCTTTGTCAATCCACTTGTGCAGTCGCGGGGCGCGATGGCCGGCCATGCGTTGCAAGAGGGCGGCCGGATCGGTCTCCACCACGATCAATTCCCGGTGGGCGGCGCGCACGAACCGTTCCTCGACGGCGTGATCCAGCAGGCGCAGCACGGGATCGTAGAAGCCGTCCACGTTCAACAACGCGCAGGGCTTGGTGTGCAGGCCCAATTGCGTCCAGGTGAGCACTTCGAAAAATTCCTCGTAGGTGCCGATGCCGCCGGGCAGGGCGATGAATCCATCGGCCAGGTCGGCCATCATCGCCTTGCGCTCGTGCATGGTTTTGACCACGCGCAAATCCTGAATGGTCCGGTGGCCGAGTTCCCGTGCCATCAGCGCCTCGGGAATGACGCCGATGACGCGTCCGTCCGCCGCGAGCACGGCGTCGGCGACGACGCCCATCAGGCCGACGTTGCCGCCGCCATAGACGAGTTCGATGCCGCACCGGCCGAGTTCGCGCCCGAGCGCCTGGGCGGCTTGCACGTAGGTATCGCGCGCACCTTTGCTCGAGCCGCAAAACACACAGAGGCGACGAAAAGGAGCCGGCGAAGCGTTCATGTCAGGCCGGGGAGTTTGTGGTTCGCAGCAGGCCCAACGCCTGAACGAACTGACGTTGCAAGGCGGGATCGGATGACACGCGTTGAAAATGGGGCACGGTGTAGAGCAGGGGCGCCTCGCGTTCGGCAAAACCATTTTCCCGGAACGCCGCCAGGTTCGCCGACGTTGGCGCATACACGAAGAAGATGCCGTGTTCCTCCAGCGTCAGGTAATGTTCGTGCGCGGGATCCTTGATGGTGAGCTGATGGGCGCCGTCGGAAAAGACGAAAAACTCGTTCGCCCGCACGGCTGCGATAAATGCCTCCCGCCGCTTCATGCCTTGGTAACGCGTCCACAGTGGTTCGCCATCCTCGGCCTGGCCGGCGGCCACCTTGAGCAGGATTTCCAGCGGATCGGGCAATTGATCAATGAGGGCGAAGAACGCGCGCTGGATTTGCGCGGCGTCCCCGCTCCAGGCCACGAGGCGGGTCAGCGTTTCAAATTGCTGGAGAAAGCAGAACGGCGGCTCGTGGTAATCGGGCGCCCACGCTTTGATGCCGCTGCCGGTGGGTTCTTGCATTGGTCAGATCAGCCCCGCCGTCTCGGGAAAGCCGCAGGCGATGTTCATGCTCTGCACCGCCTGTCCGCTCGCGCCCTTGGTCACATTGTCCTCGGCGCTCATGACGATGAGCCGGCCGGTGCGCGGATCCAGCCGCCACGCGATTTCGATGACGTTCGTGCCCACAATGTTCTTGGTGTCCGGCAGCGCCTTGCCTTCCAGCAGCCGGACGAAGGGTTCACTGGCGTAGGCTGCTTGATAGCATTCCGCGATTTGCCGGCCGAGCGCGGCGGCTTCCTCGGCGGTGGCGAAATGGTTTGCGGGCGCGAGATACAGCGTGGTCAGAATGCCGCGGTTGACGGGAATGAGGTGCGGCGTGAATTGAATCGTCACCCCGGTCCCGGCCGCGAACCCGAGCTGCTCCTCGATTTCCGACAGGTGCCGGTGCTTCGGCACGCCGTAAGGGCGCATGCTCTCGTTGCATTCGCAGAAGAGGTAATCGAGTTCCGCCTTGCGCCCGGCGCCGCTCACGCCGCTCAGGGAATCGGCAATGATGCCCTGCCGTTTGATCAGCCTCGCCCGCAGCAGCGGAAGGGTCGGCAGCAGAACGCTCGTCGGGTAACAGCCCGGCGAGGCGATGAGCTGGGCGTCTCTGATCTGCGTCCGATAAACCTCCGGCAAGCCGTAAACGGCCCTGGCGAGCAACTCGGGTGCGGGATGTTCGTGGGCGTAGAACTCCCGGTAAATCTCCGCGCTGCGCAGCCGGAAGTCGGCGCTCAAGTCAATCACGCGGCAACCGAAGTTCAACAGCGGCACCGCATATTCCGCGGCCACGCCGTGGGGCAGGGCGAGAAATACGACCTCGGCCTGCTTGGCCAGCAGCGCCGCGTTGGGCTCGGTGAAACGCAGCGTCTTGGCGAGCGGACGACCGGCAAATTTGGGGAAAACCTGGGCCAGCGTCTGGCCGGCGTTGGAGCGCGAGGTGACGGCGGTGAGTTCGACGTGCGGATGGCCCAGCAGCAGCCGGACGAGTTCTTCGCCGGAATACCCCGAGGCTCCGACGATGGCGACTCTGACGTTTTTCATGCTCATATTCGAGTGCGGTCAGCAAAGCAGGAATCTGCCAACTGAAAAGAAAATTGAACCGCGTGATAAAAAACAAAAAACCCCGCCGTGGCCGGCGGGGTTGGCAAATCGGTTGGCAGTTTAGCGTTTGCTGAACTGGAAGCGCTTGCGGGCGCCGGGCTGGCCGTATTTCTTGCGCTCCTTCATGCGCGAGTCGCGCGTGAGGAAGCCTTCGGCCTTCAGGGCGGGACGCAGGTTGGCGTCCACCTTGAGCAGGGCGCGGGCGCAGCCGAGCCGGACGGCGCCAGCCTGGCTGATCGGGCCGCCACCCTTCACGAGCACGAGCATGTCGAACTTGTCCGCGTTGCCGGTGAGGGTGAGGGGTTGGGTGGCCGTGACCCGCTGGGCTTCCATCGGGAAGTAGGTGTCGAAGGCGCGCTTGTTGACGATGATCTTGCCCGAGCCGGGCGTGAGCTTGACGCGGGCGACCGAGGTCTTGCGACGGCCCGTGCCCCAAATTTGATTCTTTTCAGCCATGGTTCTTCGCGGGGGTTAAATTATTTGCCGGCCTTGATCGT
The window above is part of the Verrucomicrobiia bacterium genome. Proteins encoded here:
- a CDS encoding TIGR00730 family Rossman fold protein — encoded protein: MNASPAPFRRLCVFCGSSKGARDTYVQAAQALGRELGRCGIELVYGGGNVGLMGVVADAVLAADGRVIGVIPEALMARELGHRTIQDLRVVKTMHERKAMMADLADGFIALPGGIGTYEEFFEVLTWTQLGLHTKPCALLNVDGFYDPVLRLLDHAVEERFVRAAHRELIVVETDPAALLQRMAGHRAPRLHKWIDKDAL
- the argC gene encoding N-acetyl-gamma-glutamyl-phosphate reductase; translation: MKNVRVAIVGASGYSGEELVRLLLGHPHVELTAVTSRSNAGQTLAQVFPKFAGRPLAKTLRFTEPNAALLAKQAEVVFLALPHGVAAEYAVPLLNFGCRVIDLSADFRLRSAEIYREFYAHEHPAPELLARAVYGLPEVYRTQIRDAQLIASPGCYPTSVLLPTLPLLRARLIKRQGIIADSLSGVSGAGRKAELDYLFCECNESMRPYGVPKHRHLSEIEEQLGFAAGTGVTIQFTPHLIPVNRGILTTLYLAPANHFATAEEAAALGRQIAECYQAAYASEPFVRLLEGKALPDTKNIVGTNVIEIAWRLDPRTGRLIVMSAEDNVTKGASGQAVQSMNIACGFPETAGLI
- the rpsI gene encoding 30S ribosomal protein S9 — protein: MAEKNQIWGTGRRKTSVARVKLTPGSGKIIVNKRAFDTYFPMEAQRVTATQPLTLTGNADKFDMLVLVKGGGPISQAGAVRLGCARALLKVDANLRPALKAEGFLTRDSRMKERKKYGQPGARKRFQFSKR